GGTTCATCACGGTTTCCCCTAGCCCCCTCCCCACGGTTCACCCATGGGTCTCGGGAACCAGGGGTCACTAACACTCATAACCTCCAGAGCTTATAAGTTTCCCTGAATATGAAGAATTCTAGAAACAATCAAAAAAGAAAACAGCCAAGCACTGTGATGAGGGCTTTGGCGTGTTCCAAGGTCTACTCTAAGATCCCGAGGGCTATAGAAGTTGAAAACCCTATGCCTGGCAGGCAATGCTGTATAGGGGGATTTTATATGCATATTCAATACTGGATCTCGAAAAACCAGTTCTTATCAAGATAGAGCCGCCGGTGGATAAGAGGGAGAGGCTAAGAACAATGCTGGAGGGGAGGAGAGTAACTGTTAGAGGGAAGACATACTGGGTTGGAGGTCTTCTGAAGAAGATTAGAGGAGAGAGGATAGCATCATGGGTATACCTAATGCTGAAGAAATCCATCAAAGCGATAGAGGAAACCTGTAGAGGGAGATACAGGATAATAAAGATCTAGGCTTTGAAGAATATTATGAGGCTCTAGCCTTCTACACGTTTTCTGCCCTAGTTTTGCTGGCTGTTGTTCTCTGTAGCTGTATTGTTTCTAGCTTTTCTAGGTCTCTCCATATCTCTATCTCTATATTGTTTATTATTATGTAGTGTCTATTCTGCTGGCTGCTGTCTATATATATGTATTTGGATCCCCATGGGAATTCATGGGTTTTAAACCCTCCCGAGTGCATATGCCCATTAATCACTAGCATCGGTCTTATGATCTTTATTGCTTCTAAAGCTGTTCTAGACCCTATACCCTCCACCATGAATGGGAATAGGTTTGGCAGATAAGGCGTCTCGTGGATTAAAAGGATATCTACTATATCACCTGCAAGCCTCCTAGCTATTTCCAGGAACTCCTCGGGTTTCCTCCTAGGAACCCCTTTTCTCTGCCTGCGACCAGTTGATATGATCCCGCTTATGCCTGTGACACGGAGACCTCCTATATCATATACTCTTCCATCATCCATAAGCACTGGTAGATATTCATCGGATCTAATATTATATAGCTTTGAGAGGACATCCATGTTCTCGTGGTTACCATAGATTGTGAGTACAACTGTTCTCCTAAGCAGCTCGTAGAACTCACCAACATTAACAGCAGTGCCCCAATCACCGCATGACAATAGATATTCAGGGCTATGATAATCAACAATAGATAATAGCCACTCCCAAGCCATACCCTCATCAAAACCCCTATAGATCCTCTTGTCATAGTGCAGATCGCAGATAACCATGATCCTCAAATCAAGCCGCCCCAGCTTTTCTTCTCCCCATATAATATCCCTTCAAGAATCAAATGTTTAAGTGCTATTAGCTTCTAATAGCCTCTGCTGCTATGTTGAGGATCTCGGTATATAGATTCTTTGCCCTATTCTTGATATCTGTTGGTAGTGGTTCTTTTGATGATGCGTGTTTATTCATCTCCTCTAACAGATCTAGTAGATCCTTTGTTATCTCGTTAAGACGTTTAACATCATATGTTGAGAGGTGTCCCGCGGCTATTGCGTAGAGGGCTAGCATCTCCTTTGGTAGCATTTCGAATGCTTCTCTATACTCATCGTATAGCCTTCCCACCAGCTCGATAACACTATCTCGATCCCTATCTACGCTCCTAGCAAGCTCGAAGATCTCTCTATACCAGTCGAATGCTATCTTCTCACCCATGCCGAGGCTCTCTATGCTATACTCCTCATACACCCTTGTAAGCAACATCTTCAAAGGCATGAAACCATACTCTCTAATCACCTTATCTATAACTCTTTTCACATCCTCTGGGAGAGAAGGCGGCTCTCCCAAGGCTATATATCTCACCTCGGGTCCAGCATCAACATATAGACGTTCCGATCTAACCAGAGTATCAAGAGCATCAAGAACCTCCCTTGAGAAGGGTCCGAAGAACCATCGCTTCCACCCAACACCTGTAACTCTATGCCCAAGCTCCTTAGAAGATATAGCATCGACTAGGAATAGAAGCTTCGTCAAACGCGTACGCCCAACACCCCTTGGGAAGCGGGAGACCATATAGAGTATAATATCGCTCAACAGCGGAATAGCGATCTTCACCCCCATATCTAGATCCTAAAAACTTAAGAGAAAACAGCTATGCCATAGCTTCTCTGATAACGTCTTCTGGGGAGATCCTCCGGCTTCTCTTCCTAGCCATTGCTTTTAATGCGTGGTAGTATGCTGGGATCTGGAATGCGTATTCCCTGCCTATCCATGGTTCGCTGGGGATCTCTGAGATCTTATCTGCAGCTGCTATGTATATAGCTATGTTTCTCTTGAGCATCGCTGTCTTGAAGTCTATGTCTGCATCGTCTATATTGCTAGCAGCACTCCAAAGCTCCTCCCAGAGCCTCTCCCCAAAGGTTTTCTGCATCTTCTCTACAAATTTCGAGAGCCTCGTTAGAACCTCTCCCTCAAGCCATCTCTTCAACCCTCTTTTCCATATCCTCTCCAGAGCCCTCGGGTTCCCCCCAGCTAGTCTCCAGAGGAGCTCTCTAGACTCTTCAGAGCCGATCCCGAGCTCCCTAGCGACCCTATAGTGAAGCCCTATCTGGGTTATGAGCTCCTCAG
This is a stretch of genomic DNA from Sulfolobales archaeon. It encodes these proteins:
- a CDS encoding Panacea domain-containing protein, giving the protein MKIAIPLLSDIILYMVSRFPRGVGRTRLTKLLFLVDAISSKELGHRVTGVGWKRWFFGPFSREVLDALDTLVRSERLYVDAGPEVRYIALGEPPSLPEDVKRVIDKVIREYGFMPLKMLLTRVYEEYSIESLGMGEKIAFDWYREIFELARSVDRDRDSVIELVGRLYDEYREAFEMLPKEMLALYAIAAGHLSTYDVKRLNEITKDLLDLLEEMNKHASSKEPLPTDIKNRAKNLYTEILNIAAEAIRS